A section of the Jaculus jaculus isolate mJacJac1 chromosome 6, mJacJac1.mat.Y.cur, whole genome shotgun sequence genome encodes:
- the Mat2b gene encoding methionine adenosyltransferase 2 subunit beta isoform X2, giving the protein MPEMPEDMEQEEVNIPSRRVLVTGATGLLGRAVYKEFQQNNWHAIGCGFRRARPRFEQVNLLDAEAVHHVIHDFQPHIIVHCAAERRPDVVESQPEAASQLNVDASGNLAKEAAAVGAFLIYISSDYVFDGTNPPYTEEDIPSPLNLYGQTKLDGEKAVLANNLGAAVLRIPILYGEVEKLEESAVTVMFDKVQFSNKSANMDHWQQRFPTHVRDVASVCRQLAEKRMLDPSIRGTFHWSGNEQMTKYEMACAIADAFNLPSSHLRPITDSPVIGAQRPQNAQLDCSKLENLGIGQRTPFRIGIKESLWPFLIDKRWRQTVFH; this is encoded by the exons gaGGAAGTGAACATCCCCAGTCGGCGAGTTCTGGTTACTGGGGCCACTGGCCTTCTTGGCAGAGCTGTTTATAAGGAGTTTCAGCAGAACAATTGGCATGCCATTGGCTGTGGCTTTCGGAGAGCAAGGCCAAGGTTTGAGCAAGTCAACCTGTTGGATGCTGAGGCCGTACATCACGTCATTCATGACTTCCAG CCTCACATCATAGTACATTGTGCAGCAGAGAGAAGACCAGACGTGGTCGAGAGTCAGCCAGAGGCTGCTTCTCAGCTCAATGTGGATGCGTCTGGGAATTTAGCAAAGGAAGCAG ctgcAGTTGGAGCATTTCTCATTTACATTAGCTCAGACTACGTATTTGATGGAACAAACCCACCTTATACTGAAGAGGACATACCGAGTCCCCTCAACTTGTATGGCCAAACAAAACTGGATGGGGAGAAGGCGGTCCTGGCAAATAACTTAG GAGCTGCTGTTCTGAGAATCCCCATTCTGTATGGGGAGGTGGAGAAGCTTGAAGAAAGTGCTGTGACCGTCATGTTTGATAAAGTCCAGTTCAGCAACAAGTCTGCAAACATGGACCATTGGCAGCAACGGTTTCCCACACACGTCAGAGATGTCGCCAGTGTGTGCCGGCAGCTGGCTGAAAAGCGGATGCTG GACCCGTCGATCAGGGGCACCTTCCACTGGTCTGGCAACGAACAGATGACCAAGTACGAAATGGCGTGCGCCATCGCAGATGCCTTCAACCTGCCCAGCAGTCACTTACGACCC attACTGACAGCCCTGTCATAGGAGCACAGCGCCCCCAGAATGCTCAGCTTGACTGCTCCAAATTGGAGAACTTGGGCATTGGCCAGCGAACACCATTTCGGATTGGAATCAAAGAGTCCCTCTGGCCTTTCCTCATCGACAAGAGATGGAGACAGACCGTCTTCCATTAG
- the Mat2b gene encoding methionine adenosyltransferase 2 subunit beta isoform X1: MVGREKELSIHFVPGSCQLVEEEVNIPSRRVLVTGATGLLGRAVYKEFQQNNWHAIGCGFRRARPRFEQVNLLDAEAVHHVIHDFQPHIIVHCAAERRPDVVESQPEAASQLNVDASGNLAKEAAAVGAFLIYISSDYVFDGTNPPYTEEDIPSPLNLYGQTKLDGEKAVLANNLGAAVLRIPILYGEVEKLEESAVTVMFDKVQFSNKSANMDHWQQRFPTHVRDVASVCRQLAEKRMLDPSIRGTFHWSGNEQMTKYEMACAIADAFNLPSSHLRPITDSPVIGAQRPQNAQLDCSKLENLGIGQRTPFRIGIKESLWPFLIDKRWRQTVFH; the protein is encoded by the exons gaGGAAGTGAACATCCCCAGTCGGCGAGTTCTGGTTACTGGGGCCACTGGCCTTCTTGGCAGAGCTGTTTATAAGGAGTTTCAGCAGAACAATTGGCATGCCATTGGCTGTGGCTTTCGGAGAGCAAGGCCAAGGTTTGAGCAAGTCAACCTGTTGGATGCTGAGGCCGTACATCACGTCATTCATGACTTCCAG CCTCACATCATAGTACATTGTGCAGCAGAGAGAAGACCAGACGTGGTCGAGAGTCAGCCAGAGGCTGCTTCTCAGCTCAATGTGGATGCGTCTGGGAATTTAGCAAAGGAAGCAG ctgcAGTTGGAGCATTTCTCATTTACATTAGCTCAGACTACGTATTTGATGGAACAAACCCACCTTATACTGAAGAGGACATACCGAGTCCCCTCAACTTGTATGGCCAAACAAAACTGGATGGGGAGAAGGCGGTCCTGGCAAATAACTTAG GAGCTGCTGTTCTGAGAATCCCCATTCTGTATGGGGAGGTGGAGAAGCTTGAAGAAAGTGCTGTGACCGTCATGTTTGATAAAGTCCAGTTCAGCAACAAGTCTGCAAACATGGACCATTGGCAGCAACGGTTTCCCACACACGTCAGAGATGTCGCCAGTGTGTGCCGGCAGCTGGCTGAAAAGCGGATGCTG GACCCGTCGATCAGGGGCACCTTCCACTGGTCTGGCAACGAACAGATGACCAAGTACGAAATGGCGTGCGCCATCGCAGATGCCTTCAACCTGCCCAGCAGTCACTTACGACCC attACTGACAGCCCTGTCATAGGAGCACAGCGCCCCCAGAATGCTCAGCTTGACTGCTCCAAATTGGAGAACTTGGGCATTGGCCAGCGAACACCATTTCGGATTGGAATCAAAGAGTCCCTCTGGCCTTTCCTCATCGACAAGAGATGGAGACAGACCGTCTTCCATTAG